In the Chloroherpetonaceae bacterium genome, one interval contains:
- the uvrA gene encoding excinuclease ABC subunit UvrA, which translates to MSELQHIIVRGARVHNLKNIHVQIPRNKLVVITGLSGSGKSSLAFDTIYAEGQRRFMETLSAYARQFVGAIERPDVDFIDGLSPVISIEQKTTARSPRSTVGTITEIYDFMRLLWARIGIRYDPKTNQRLEKQTEEDILAAILRLPEKTKVQLLAPLVVGRKGHYRELFSDLLKRGFVRVRVDGETVELKKGMKLDRYKVHDIELVVDRFVISPEITPRLKEAISLALQLSESKSTMICEVLGENRRDMFFNKNYAYSDGTLALAELAPNNFSFNSPYGACPTCEGLGEVMQVSPDLIIPDPERSLAEGGLAPLGREGRSSMWQLVKALAEQHQVSLSTPMSSLPKKFIDLLLYGSREPVTLRYSYGGREYAYSAPFHGLIDYVQSTHATTQSASVREWAESFMQKEPCPTCKGARLRIESLFVKIQEKSIAEVADLPIPECKAFFESLPKALSGRDLAIATPILAEITKRLNFLLNVGLDYLTLSRSAATLSGGEAQRIRLAAQLGSQLTGVLYILDEPSIGLHQRDNMKLIQSLLQLRDLGNSVIVVEHDRETMEHADYIIDLGPGAGEHGGYVVAEGTARTLNRESLTAKYLQGVEKIAVPKQRRAGNGKFIVLEGCTGHNLQDVTLHLPLGKFVAITGVSGSGKSSLINETLYPILASRFYRSKLRTLPYKSISGVEHIDKVIDIDQSPIGRTPRSNPATYTGVFTLIRDFFASLPEAQIRGYKPGRFSFNVKGGRCEACEGDGVKKIEMNFLPDVYVTCDLCKGKRYNRETLEVRYKGKSIADVLQMTIEEARLFFEDFPRIKRILQVLESVGLGYLRLGQSSTTLSGGEAQRIKLAAELAKIQTGKTLYILDEPTTGLHFRDIQLLLDVLHQLVNKGNTVVVIEHNLDVIKQADWVIDLGPEGGERGGRIVAVGTPEEVAENPHSITGYFLRRELD; encoded by the coding sequence ATGTCCGAGTTGCAGCATATCATTGTGCGGGGTGCGCGGGTGCACAACTTGAAGAATATCCATGTCCAGATTCCTCGCAATAAGCTTGTGGTGATTACGGGGCTGTCTGGCTCAGGCAAATCCAGCTTGGCATTCGACACCATTTACGCCGAAGGGCAAAGGCGATTTATGGAAACGCTCTCTGCTTATGCCCGTCAATTTGTCGGTGCAATTGAGCGACCTGATGTGGATTTTATTGATGGGCTTTCGCCCGTTATCTCTATTGAGCAGAAGACCACTGCCCGCAGCCCACGCTCGACGGTCGGCACGATTACGGAAATCTACGACTTTATGCGCCTGCTCTGGGCACGCATTGGCATTCGCTATGACCCCAAAACTAACCAACGCTTGGAAAAACAGACCGAAGAAGACATTCTGGCCGCAATTTTGCGCTTGCCCGAGAAAACAAAGGTGCAACTGCTGGCACCACTGGTAGTAGGACGCAAAGGGCACTACCGTGAGCTATTTAGCGACCTCTTAAAGCGCGGGTTTGTGCGTGTGCGAGTCGACGGTGAAACCGTTGAACTCAAAAAGGGCATGAAGCTCGACCGCTACAAAGTGCATGACATTGAACTGGTCGTTGACCGCTTTGTGATTTCGCCCGAGATTACGCCGCGTCTAAAAGAAGCCATCTCGCTCGCCTTGCAGCTCTCTGAAAGCAAATCCACGATGATTTGCGAGGTACTCGGCGAAAATCGGCGAGATATGTTTTTCAACAAGAATTACGCCTATTCTGATGGCACGCTGGCGCTGGCAGAATTAGCTCCAAATAATTTCAGCTTCAATTCTCCCTACGGCGCATGCCCAACCTGCGAAGGCTTGGGCGAAGTGATGCAAGTCTCCCCCGACCTGATCATTCCTGACCCTGAACGCAGTCTTGCAGAGGGAGGGCTTGCTCCACTGGGCAGAGAAGGACGCAGCAGTATGTGGCAGCTGGTAAAAGCCTTAGCTGAACAACATCAAGTTTCCCTGAGTACGCCGATGTCCAGTTTGCCCAAAAAGTTCATTGACCTATTGCTCTATGGCTCGCGTGAGCCAGTAACGCTGCGCTACAGCTACGGCGGACGCGAATATGCTTACAGTGCACCGTTTCACGGACTGATTGACTATGTGCAAAGCACGCATGCAACTACACAATCCGCATCAGTGCGAGAGTGGGCAGAAAGTTTTATGCAGAAAGAGCCTTGCCCAACCTGCAAAGGTGCACGGCTGCGCATTGAGAGCCTGTTTGTGAAAATTCAGGAAAAAAGCATTGCGGAAGTTGCAGACCTGCCAATTCCAGAGTGCAAAGCGTTTTTTGAATCGCTGCCAAAGGCTCTATCAGGACGCGACCTTGCAATTGCCACGCCGATTCTGGCAGAAATCACCAAGCGATTGAATTTTCTACTCAATGTTGGATTAGACTACCTCACGCTTTCACGCTCGGCTGCGACACTCTCGGGCGGTGAAGCACAGCGCATTCGCTTAGCGGCACAGCTCGGCTCACAGCTAACAGGCGTGCTGTATATCCTTGATGAACCCTCAATCGGGCTGCATCAGCGCGACAATATGAAACTGATTCAATCGCTCCTGCAACTGCGTGATTTGGGCAATAGTGTCATAGTGGTTGAGCACGACCGAGAAACGATGGAGCATGCCGACTACATCATTGACTTAGGGCCGGGTGCAGGCGAACACGGTGGCTATGTCGTAGCGGAAGGCACGGCGAGAACGCTGAACCGCGAATCGCTCACAGCAAAGTATCTGCAAGGCGTTGAAAAAATTGCTGTACCCAAACAGCGGCGTGCGGGCAACGGTAAATTCATCGTCTTGGAAGGCTGCACAGGACATAATCTGCAAGATGTAACTTTACATCTGCCGCTGGGTAAGTTTGTAGCGATTACGGGCGTCAGTGGTTCAGGCAAATCGTCGCTCATCAACGAAACGCTCTATCCAATTTTAGCCAGCCGCTTCTACCGCTCGAAACTTCGCACATTGCCGTACAAGAGCATTTCAGGTGTGGAGCACATTGATAAAGTAATTGACATTGACCAGTCACCGATTGGACGAACCCCCCGATCAAATCCAGCTACTTACACTGGTGTCTTTACACTCATTCGTGATTTTTTTGCCTCCTTGCCTGAGGCGCAAATTCGTGGCTACAAGCCCGGTCGATTTAGCTTCAATGTCAAGGGCGGACGCTGCGAAGCCTGTGAAGGGGACGGTGTAAAGAAAATCGAAATGAACTTTCTGCCCGATGTGTATGTAACCTGCGATCTGTGCAAAGGCAAACGGTATAACCGTGAAACGCTAGAAGTGCGCTACAAGGGCAAATCAATTGCCGATGTGCTGCAGATGACCATTGAAGAGGCGCGTCTCTTTTTTGAGGATTTCCCACGCATCAAGCGCATCTTGCAAGTGCTGGAAAGTGTGGGTTTGGGCTACCTGCGCTTAGGACAATCTTCCACCACCTTATCGGGCGGCGAAGCGCAGCGTATCAAGCTCGCTGCAGAACTGGCAAAAATTCAAACAGGAAAGACGCTTTACATTCTCGATGAACCAACTACAGGTCTGCACTTTCGCGATATTCAACTGCTGCTTGATGTGTTGCATCAGCTCGTCAATAAGGGCAATACCGTCGTGGTAATTGAGCACAATTTAGATGTGATTAAGCAAGCCGATTGGGTAATTGATTTAGGTCCAGAAGGCGGAGAGCGTGGCGGACGCATTGTGGCAGTGGGTACACCTGAAGAGGTAGCCGAAAACCCCCATTCCATTACGGGTTATTTCCTGCGCCGTGAGTTGGATTGA
- a CDS encoding MerR family transcriptional regulator, whose translation MSHADMKTFEAKKLYYSIGEVSKITSLPAYLLRHWENEFPQLSPSRNAKGNRIYTNKDIATVLTIKKLIYEDGYTIEKARAMLRGQPVSNDMVKETETLLRQQQPPIKLVSKNTEQQRKLLLEMRAVIEELLEKLK comes from the coding sequence ATGTCGCACGCAGATATGAAAACCTTCGAGGCAAAAAAACTTTATTACTCCATCGGGGAGGTTAGCAAGATTACTTCGCTTCCAGCGTATTTGCTTCGACATTGGGAAAATGAGTTTCCACAGCTTTCACCCTCTCGCAATGCCAAAGGCAATCGCATTTACACCAACAAAGACATTGCCACTGTGCTCACTATCAAAAAGCTCATCTATGAAGATGGCTACACGATAGAAAAAGCCCGTGCAATGCTGCGCGGTCAGCCGGTTTCCAACGATATGGTAAAGGAGACCGAAACCCTGCTTCGCCAGCAGCAACCTCCGATTAAGCTGGTTAGTAAGAATACCGAACAGCAGCGCAAACTGCTCTTGGAAATGCGTGCCGTTATTGAAGAGCTTCTGGAAAAGCTAAAGTAG
- a CDS encoding heparinase II/III family protein codes for MLSTYLRITEHYILRRNWFAFQQRVLRRSLSDKAFLQSFPDYPTQPELFLDTFLRSSRYSFFFNFTNRKEFFMQSLWQLHSQTDIVRQAEQIMRNRFTLFSASHQFQDQWDWHLDFRTGQKFDAQTFYTALKLPCNGSDIKFPWELSRAHFIWTLGKAYWTTNRSAYKEKFIALISDWLAKNPFCYGVNWLSPMDVALRAANWIAGFYFFCHDLQSASFWIRFLKSLFQHGLYLEHNLEYTRRSGNHLLADALGLLMLGFFFKQTAQGQKWLRVAKTILEEEILRQTYTDGLSYEMSLAYHRFVTELLLAAWILASLNHQPFSSSFKARLEKMLEVILHYIKPDCTAPLIGDADDGRLFWFNLESDFNCHTDILATASVVFQRSDFKAGARHFSEHALWLTGIEGWETFQRLPDAPRPTCSKLFAESKLAVLYAPQMHITIDAGELGKRGWGGHGHNDTFSFELFYDTATFITDSGNFCYTSDRALRNQFRSTAAHNTIMLDGVELAEFASDFKVKKDWTKPTVLRWHTSHTCDELEVEHYAYTRLPQPITHRRRFILHKPIPRFEIHDQLFGKGTHQATLFLHFAPEIEVKEMTHGTYHLLHRDSQSALFLTIEGADSIAIEPSDFAPRYGQRLSSLRLRAQKTFSPAAELHTTISAPRHTSLG; via the coding sequence ATGCTGAGCACATACCTGCGCATCACGGAGCATTACATTTTGCGACGAAATTGGTTCGCATTTCAGCAAAGAGTTCTTCGGCGTTCGCTGTCCGACAAGGCATTTTTGCAAAGCTTTCCCGACTATCCCACTCAGCCTGAGCTTTTCCTTGATACCTTCTTACGCAGCTCGCGCTACAGCTTCTTTTTCAACTTCACGAACCGCAAGGAGTTTTTCATGCAATCCTTGTGGCAACTTCATTCGCAAACTGATATTGTGCGTCAGGCAGAGCAAATTATGCGAAACCGCTTTACTTTGTTTAGCGCTTCGCACCAATTTCAAGACCAGTGGGATTGGCACTTAGACTTTCGCACAGGGCAAAAGTTCGACGCTCAGACCTTCTACACCGCTCTCAAACTGCCTTGCAATGGCTCCGACATCAAGTTTCCTTGGGAGCTTTCTCGCGCGCATTTTATCTGGACGCTTGGCAAAGCGTATTGGACAACAAATCGGAGTGCCTACAAAGAAAAATTCATTGCGCTCATTTCAGACTGGCTTGCGAAAAACCCATTCTGCTATGGCGTAAATTGGCTTTCACCGATGGATGTAGCCTTGCGTGCCGCAAACTGGATTGCGGGCTTTTACTTTTTCTGCCACGACCTACAGTCTGCTTCGTTCTGGATACGCTTTCTTAAATCGCTCTTTCAGCACGGGCTATATCTTGAACATAACCTTGAATACACGCGCCGAAGTGGCAATCATCTTCTTGCAGATGCACTGGGACTTTTGATGCTAGGATTCTTCTTCAAGCAAACTGCACAAGGACAGAAGTGGCTTAGGGTAGCCAAAACAATTTTGGAAGAAGAAATTTTGCGTCAGACTTACACCGATGGGCTTAGCTATGAAATGAGCCTTGCTTATCACCGCTTTGTAACAGAACTCCTCTTAGCCGCTTGGATTTTGGCATCACTCAATCACCAGCCCTTTTCAAGCAGTTTCAAGGCGCGCTTGGAGAAGATGCTCGAGGTGATTTTGCACTACATCAAGCCTGACTGCACTGCACCGCTCATTGGTGATGCCGACGATGGGCGGCTCTTTTGGTTTAATTTGGAAAGTGATTTCAACTGCCACACCGACATTTTAGCCACAGCCAGCGTAGTGTTTCAGCGCAGCGACTTCAAAGCGGGTGCTCGCCACTTCTCTGAGCATGCGTTGTGGCTTACGGGCATTGAGGGCTGGGAGACTTTTCAGCGTCTTCCGGATGCACCACGTCCTACTTGCTCAAAGCTCTTTGCTGAAAGCAAACTCGCCGTGCTCTACGCCCCTCAGATGCACATTACGATTGACGCTGGCGAACTTGGCAAACGCGGCTGGGGCGGACACGGACACAACGACACTTTTTCCTTTGAACTGTTTTACGATACCGCGACCTTCATTACGGACTCTGGAAATTTCTGCTACACCTCAGACCGTGCCCTGCGCAATCAGTTTCGCTCTACGGCTGCGCATAACACGATTATGCTTGACGGCGTAGAACTCGCTGAATTTGCTAGTGATTTCAAAGTGAAAAAGGATTGGACAAAACCCACCGTGCTACGGTGGCACACTAGCCACACTTGCGATGAGCTGGAAGTTGAACACTATGCTTATACTCGCTTGCCCCAACCCATTACACATCGCCGCCGCTTCATACTGCACAAGCCAATCCCCCGCTTTGAAATTCATGACCAGCTCTTTGGCAAAGGCACTCATCAAGCCACGCTTTTTTTGCATTTTGCACCTGAAATTGAGGTCAAAGAAATGACGCACGGCACTTACCATCTTTTGCATCGTGACAGTCAGTCTGCGCTTTTTCTTACAATTGAAGGCGCCGACTCGATTGCAATTGAGCCAAGCGACTTTGCACCCCGCTATGGGCAGCGCCTTTCCAGCCTGAGACTGCGAGCGCAAAAAACCTTTTCCCCAGCGGCAGAACTTCACACAACTATTTCAGCGCCACGCCACACATCACTTGGATGA
- the metF gene encoding methylenetetrahydrofolate reductase [NAD(P)H]: protein MLVRDILKSNKTAFSFEFFPPKQEADWDKLFHTIADLMALKPSYVSVTYGAGGTTRERTHNLVVRIQKETNLTVVSHLTTIGSSREEIYQILKRYDENGVHNILALRGDPPRNIPNWTPEHQDFKYAAELVAFIKKHFPQMGIGVAGFPEGHPATPNRLKEMDYLKMKVDAGADYIVTQLFFDNHYFYDFCERCEIAGIRVPIIAGIMPITTRSGMLRMAELSPGTCFPAKLLRAINRVKDDADVEKVGVHWATEQVADLMHHGVKGIHFYTLNSSRATLKIYETLGVQDSEQLAV, encoded by the coding sequence ATGTTAGTCCGAGATATTCTGAAATCAAACAAGACTGCCTTCAGCTTTGAGTTTTTCCCACCAAAGCAAGAAGCCGATTGGGACAAGCTCTTCCACACGATTGCGGATTTGATGGCGCTCAAGCCCTCATATGTGAGCGTCACCTACGGTGCAGGGGGCACGACACGCGAGCGCACCCATAACCTTGTGGTGCGCATTCAGAAAGAGACCAATTTGACGGTGGTCTCACACCTGACAACAATCGGCTCAAGCCGAGAAGAAATTTACCAGATCCTAAAGCGCTACGATGAGAATGGGGTGCATAACATTCTGGCTCTGCGCGGCGACCCACCTCGAAACATTCCAAACTGGACGCCTGAGCATCAAGACTTCAAGTATGCCGCCGAACTGGTGGCATTTATCAAAAAGCACTTTCCGCAAATGGGCATTGGCGTGGCAGGTTTCCCCGAAGGACACCCTGCAACGCCAAATCGACTCAAGGAAATGGACTACCTCAAGATGAAAGTCGATGCAGGAGCTGATTACATCGTCACACAGCTCTTTTTTGACAATCACTACTTTTATGACTTTTGCGAGCGGTGTGAAATTGCAGGTATTCGCGTGCCAATTATCGCTGGAATTATGCCTATCACCACGCGCAGCGGTATGCTTCGAATGGCTGAGCTGTCGCCCGGCACCTGTTTCCCTGCAAAGCTTCTGCGCGCAATTAACCGTGTGAAAGATGATGCCGACGTCGAAAAGGTTGGCGTGCACTGGGCGACTGAACAAGTGGCAGATCTAATGCACCATGGCGTAAAAGGCATTCATTTCTACACGCTAAATAGCTCACGCGCCACGCTCAAAATCTACGAAACGCTGGGCGTGCAAGACTCCGAGCAGCTGGCGGTTTAA
- a CDS encoding 3'-5' exonuclease: MSWLRQLFAQKQATQALPDALLPYFTSPLPHKKLPIDTLTFVVIDTETTGLNPTKDQLLSIGAVRLRAMRVDLSETFFEKIYCEQAASPETIAVHFITPEESRCAPPLSQVLPQFLSFIGTNVLIAHHARFDLAFLNAALRKHYGRELRNYCLDTIDLAHALASTKQSFEYLGLNPRQMPEYELDKLAKSLNIPLEARHDALNDAVVTAQIAAVLLKRLAQVGVHTLQDLLYLSRI, from the coding sequence ATGAGCTGGCTTAGACAACTTTTTGCGCAAAAGCAAGCCACCCAAGCACTGCCTGACGCACTCTTGCCTTATTTTACCAGTCCCCTACCTCACAAAAAACTACCGATTGACACGCTCACTTTTGTCGTCATTGACACAGAAACGACTGGACTGAATCCTACCAAAGACCAACTGCTCTCGATTGGTGCAGTGCGCCTGAGAGCGATGCGAGTGGATTTAAGCGAGACTTTTTTTGAAAAAATTTACTGCGAACAAGCTGCCTCACCTGAAACGATTGCGGTGCACTTTATCACTCCTGAGGAAAGTCGCTGTGCTCCACCGCTCTCGCAAGTATTGCCCCAATTCCTCTCCTTCATTGGTACAAATGTGCTGATTGCGCACCACGCTCGGTTTGACTTAGCATTTCTCAATGCGGCTTTGCGTAAGCACTATGGCAGAGAACTGCGTAACTACTGTCTCGATACGATTGACCTTGCACATGCTCTTGCCAGCACGAAGCAATCATTCGAGTATCTGGGCTTAAACCCACGACAGATGCCTGAATACGAGTTAGATAAGCTCGCAAAGTCGCTCAATATTCCATTGGAAGCGCGCCACGATGCGTTGAATGATGCAGTCGTAACTGCACAGATTGCGGCTGTGCTGCTCAAACGTCTCGCTCAAGTTGGCGTGCATACTTTGCAAGATTTGCTCTACCTTTCACGCATTTGA
- a CDS encoding BLUF domain-containing protein produces MSLYRLVYCSLASETLTLEDVKEISRKASLNNAKRAISGGLLYCESQFLQVLEGGLEEVNYTFSRIVRDERHHDIKLIEFGKIPKRLFRGWDMSLVFFATAREFQSEYSKFSATRDFNPLSLDGNACAELVFELLEKQRRNPLTLAVT; encoded by the coding sequence ATGTCGCTATACCGACTGGTCTATTGCAGCCTTGCATCTGAGACGCTAACGCTTGAGGACGTCAAAGAAATTTCCCGCAAGGCTAGTCTTAACAACGCAAAGCGCGCGATTTCAGGTGGTTTGCTGTATTGCGAAAGCCAATTTTTACAAGTTTTGGAAGGCGGCCTTGAGGAAGTGAATTATACGTTTTCTCGCATTGTGCGCGATGAACGACATCACGACATCAAGCTCATAGAGTTTGGCAAAATCCCAAAGCGGCTCTTTCGGGGCTGGGATATGTCGCTTGTCTTTTTTGCGACAGCACGCGAGTTTCAATCGGAGTACAGCAAATTCAGTGCCACGCGAGACTTTAACCCACTGAGCTTAGACGGCAACGCCTGCGCAGAACTTGTCTTCGAGCTCTTGGAAAAACAGCGTCGCAATCCTCTTACGCTGGCAGTAACTTAG
- a CDS encoding FAD-binding oxidoreductase: MRTVTIIGAGVMGLSTAVRLLEQHPELHLKVLAKALPPETTSNVAAAIWYPYNARPIERMKGWCKAAFERFKQLAADPAAGVSMVDFIALYAEPTPNLWWRETVEQIRRLSQSELPAGFADGYLAKVPLVETNVYMPYLLRWAQHLGAEVVQAEVHSVQALAQTSALVVNCAGLGARELCGDEALYPIRGQVLSVARPKQVQGYTFDNPPCPTRPTYIIPRSHDVILGGSADIGEWDCTPDETLSSDIVARCVALEPHLQGMPILGAKVGLRPGRTEVRLERDPKWPNVIHNYGHGGSGITLSWGCAEEVCQLAAAVLQDRVND; this comes from the coding sequence ATGCGCACTGTAACTATTATCGGCGCAGGTGTAATGGGGCTCTCGACCGCTGTGCGTCTTTTAGAGCAGCATCCTGAGCTTCATCTCAAAGTGCTCGCAAAGGCGCTCCCGCCTGAGACAACATCTAATGTGGCAGCTGCCATTTGGTATCCTTACAATGCGCGACCCATTGAACGGATGAAAGGATGGTGCAAGGCGGCCTTTGAACGCTTCAAACAACTGGCAGCAGACCCTGCTGCTGGCGTTTCGATGGTCGATTTTATCGCCCTTTATGCTGAGCCAACGCCTAACCTGTGGTGGCGTGAAACCGTTGAGCAAATTCGCCGCCTCTCACAAAGCGAGCTACCAGCGGGGTTCGCCGATGGCTACCTTGCCAAAGTGCCATTGGTAGAGACCAATGTGTATATGCCCTACCTTTTGCGCTGGGCGCAGCACTTGGGCGCAGAGGTGGTGCAAGCTGAAGTGCACTCTGTGCAAGCCCTTGCGCAAACATCGGCACTGGTAGTGAACTGTGCAGGCTTAGGGGCACGCGAACTATGTGGTGATGAAGCCCTCTATCCAATTCGTGGGCAAGTTCTGAGCGTGGCACGACCAAAACAGGTGCAAGGCTACACATTTGACAATCCACCTTGCCCAACACGACCAACCTATATCATTCCGCGTTCACACGATGTGATTCTTGGCGGCTCGGCAGATATAGGCGAATGGGATTGCACGCCCGATGAAACGCTGTCGTCGGATATTGTGGCGCGCTGCGTGGCGTTAGAACCACATCTGCAAGGTATGCCGATTTTAGGCGCAAAAGTGGGCTTGCGTCCGGGCAGAACTGAAGTGCGTCTGGAGCGCGACCCCAAATGGCCGAATGTAATTCACAACTACGGACACGGCGGTAGCGGCATTACGCTTTCATGGGGGTGTGCCGAAGAGGTTTGTCAGCTGGCGGCCGCAGTGCTACAAGATAGAGTGAACGATTGA
- a CDS encoding class I fructose-bisphosphate aldolase encodes MSTAVLESTLTIDVEEVLGAEAKNLLEYRAKVPKEHLHLPGPDFIDRVWVHSDRSPNVLRNMQLLFNTGRLAGTGYLSILPVDQGVEHSAGASFAKNPIYFDGENIVKLAIEGGCNAVASTFGVLGSVARKYAHKIPFIAKINHNEFLTYPNKYDQIMFGNIKMAFDMGCVGVGATIYFGSPESNRQIIEVSEAFKQAHDLGMVTILWCYLRNPAFKVNGTDYHVAADLTAQANHLGVTIEADIIKQKLPENNGGYKALSTKENPYGKTDSRMYTDLVTDHPIDLCRYQVINSYMGRAGLINSGGASGDNDLYDAVRTAVINKRAGGMGLISGRKAFQKPMKEGIAILHAIQDVYLDKNITIA; translated from the coding sequence ATGAGTACTGCCGTTCTTGAAAGCACCCTCACAATTGATGTAGAAGAGGTGCTAGGTGCAGAAGCAAAGAATCTTTTAGAGTATCGCGCTAAAGTTCCAAAAGAGCACTTGCATTTGCCTGGGCCAGATTTCATTGACCGTGTCTGGGTGCACTCAGACCGAAGCCCAAATGTCTTGCGCAATATGCAACTACTCTTTAACACAGGGCGCTTAGCGGGCACGGGATACTTGTCTATCTTGCCAGTCGATCAAGGCGTTGAGCACTCTGCAGGGGCATCGTTTGCGAAAAATCCAATTTACTTTGATGGCGAGAATATCGTGAAACTGGCGATTGAAGGCGGGTGCAATGCTGTAGCCTCCACATTCGGCGTTTTGGGAAGCGTGGCGCGCAAGTATGCGCACAAGATTCCGTTCATTGCCAAGATTAACCACAATGAATTTCTCACATACCCGAACAAGTATGACCAAATTATGTTCGGGAATATCAAGATGGCGTTTGATATGGGCTGCGTGGGTGTTGGTGCAACGATTTACTTTGGCTCACCTGAATCCAATCGCCAAATTATTGAAGTCTCGGAGGCCTTCAAGCAAGCACACGACCTTGGAATGGTCACGATTCTGTGGTGCTATCTGCGCAACCCTGCCTTCAAAGTAAATGGAACGGACTACCATGTGGCAGCAGACCTCACAGCACAAGCCAATCACTTGGGCGTAACAATTGAAGCGGATATCATTAAGCAAAAGTTGCCTGAAAACAACGGGGGTTACAAGGCACTCAGCACAAAGGAAAATCCATATGGCAAGACCGATAGCCGAATGTACACTGACCTTGTAACCGACCACCCGATTGACCTTTGCCGCTATCAAGTCATCAACAGCTACATGGGGCGCGCAGGACTGATTAACTCAGGTGGTGCATCAGGCGATAACGACCTCTACGATGCGGTGCGCACTGCCGTCATCAATAAGCGCGCCGGAGGAATGGGACTCATCTCAGGACGCAAAGCCTTCCAGAAACCAATGAAAGAAGGCATTGCGATTCTGCACGCCATTCAAGACGTCTATCTCGATAAAAACATCACGATTGCCTAA